From the genome of Gemmatimonadota bacterium, one region includes:
- a CDS encoding alpha/beta hydrolase, with protein MPLPVKRLAKLALGAIVLGYLAIAVVLLASEKRMVFHPADRAVPTPSPTYALRQREVRYPSTDGTPLSAWIVPAAAKDSSGMWLLICHGNYGNIGYGQRPEFYAFARDLGLNLLAFDYRGFGASDGAPDEQGLYADAEASWRYLTDSLQVPPSRIVIFGHSLGSGVATELATRVEAAALAVEGAFTSVADRGQELYPLFPVRLLSTQRFASLEKIASVREPKLFLHSPEDDVIPFSHSERLLAAAAAPKSLVSVRGGHMDAFNIDKATYFGALGALVRTVTPATSASAAHPDGESVTTR; from the coding sequence GTGCCACTCCCCGTGAAGCGTCTTGCCAAGCTGGCCCTGGGTGCAATCGTCCTCGGCTACCTCGCCATCGCCGTCGTCCTCCTCGCGAGCGAGAAGCGGATGGTCTTCCACCCCGCCGATCGTGCCGTCCCGACACCGTCGCCGACCTATGCGCTACGCCAGCGCGAGGTGCGCTACCCCAGCACCGACGGAACGCCGCTCTCCGCGTGGATCGTCCCGGCCGCGGCCAAGGATTCGTCGGGGATGTGGCTCCTCATCTGCCACGGCAACTACGGCAACATCGGCTACGGCCAGCGTCCCGAGTTCTACGCCTTCGCGCGCGACCTCGGACTCAACCTCCTCGCCTTCGACTATCGCGGGTTTGGGGCGAGCGACGGTGCGCCGGACGAACAGGGGCTCTATGCCGACGCCGAGGCGTCGTGGCGCTACCTCACCGATTCGCTGCAGGTCCCGCCGTCGCGGATCGTGATCTTCGGGCACTCGCTGGGGAGTGGCGTCGCGACCGAACTGGCCACTCGCGTGGAGGCGGCGGCGCTCGCGGTCGAGGGGGCGTTCACCTCGGTGGCCGATCGCGGACAGGAGCTGTATCCGCTCTTTCCCGTGCGCCTGCTCTCGACACAGCGCTTCGCGTCGCTCGAGAAGATCGCGTCGGTGCGTGAGCCCAAGCTGTTCCTCCATTCGCCCGAGGACGACGTCATCCCGTTCAGCCACAGCGAGCGGCTCCTCGCGGCGGCGGCCGCCCCCAAGTCGCTCGTGTCGGTGCGCGGCGGTCACATGGACGCCTTCAACATCGACAAGGCGACGTACTTTGGTGCCCTCGGAGCGCTCGTGCGCACCGTCACACCGGCGACGTCCGCCAGTGCCGCGCACCCTGACGGGGAGTCGGTGACCACCCGTTAG
- a CDS encoding YbdD/YjiX family protein — protein MKWATDLTTRFATRLARATSTLNRIIGAPDYDGYLRHQRVCHPDHAPLTKDEFVKQRLEDRYSRPGARCC, from the coding sequence ATGAAGTGGGCCACGGACCTCACGACGCGCTTTGCGACGCGCCTCGCTCGCGCGACGTCGACGCTCAACCGGATCATCGGGGCGCCGGACTACGACGGCTACCTGCGGCACCAACGCGTCTGCCATCCGGACCACGCGCCGCTCACGAAGGACGAATTCGTGAAGCAGCGACTGGAGGATCGTTATTCGCGCCCGGGGGCGCGCTGCTGCTAG
- a CDS encoding carbon starvation protein A, which yields MRRLLTVVAWILVAACGAGAFAYIALNQGERVSAAWLVTAALCFYVVAYRFYSRIIASNIFALDANRRTPSERLNDGRDFVPTNRWVVFGHHFAAIAGPGPLVGPTLAAQFGFLPGALWIVIGVALGGAVQDFVILAASVRRNGKSLGQMAKEEIGSVAGLTALVAVLGIMIVLIAVLALIVVNALGESPWGVVTVGLTIPIALIMGGYMRWLRPHKVLEATVMGLILLVFALYIGRAVAENPALAPTFTLSRTALAWSIMIYGFCASVLPVWLLLAPRDYLSAFVKIGVVVALALGILFVLPPLEMPAITRFVDGSGPVFAGKVFPFCFITIACGAISGFHSLISSGTTPKLLERETDARFIGYGAMLTESLVATLALIAACVLTPGTYFAINAPPSAIGTTPEAAAVAIANWGFTLDPVAFKELTANVGETKLLSRTGGAPSLAVGMAHLFSNVLGGSTAMALWYHFAIMFEALFILTTLDAGTRVGRFMLQDLLRHVYEPLGRVAWYPAVVLSSAMFVAAWGYFLYQGVVDPLGGINSLWPLFGIANQLLAVVALCVGTTVIIKMGKKAYAWITLLPLTWLCIVTMTAGSMKIFSDDPKLGFLSHARMVQGLLADGKLPGNVKTAADAARLITNDRVDAAVAAFFMISVVIVITASALEWIAVASGRKAARSTEIPFEPRAVAVGD from the coding sequence ATGCGTCGACTTCTGACCGTAGTCGCCTGGATCCTCGTCGCCGCCTGCGGCGCCGGGGCGTTCGCGTACATCGCCCTCAACCAGGGCGAACGCGTGAGCGCCGCGTGGCTGGTGACGGCGGCGCTGTGCTTCTACGTCGTCGCATACCGCTTCTACTCGCGCATCATCGCGAGCAACATCTTCGCCCTCGACGCCAACCGACGGACCCCGTCGGAACGGCTCAACGACGGGCGCGACTTCGTCCCCACCAATCGGTGGGTCGTCTTCGGCCACCACTTCGCCGCCATCGCCGGCCCCGGCCCGCTGGTCGGCCCCACGCTCGCCGCGCAGTTCGGCTTCCTTCCCGGGGCGCTCTGGATCGTGATCGGCGTCGCGCTGGGCGGCGCGGTGCAGGACTTCGTGATCCTCGCGGCCAGCGTGCGGCGCAACGGCAAGTCGCTGGGACAGATGGCCAAGGAGGAGATCGGCTCGGTTGCCGGGCTCACGGCGCTCGTCGCGGTGCTCGGCATCATGATCGTGCTCATCGCGGTGCTCGCCCTCATCGTCGTTAACGCGTTGGGCGAGAGCCCGTGGGGCGTGGTCACGGTCGGCCTCACCATCCCGATCGCTCTCATCATGGGCGGCTACATGCGATGGCTGCGTCCGCACAAGGTGCTCGAAGCGACGGTGATGGGGCTCATCCTCCTCGTCTTCGCCCTGTACATCGGGCGTGCGGTGGCCGAGAACCCGGCGCTGGCCCCGACGTTCACGCTGAGCCGCACCGCGCTGGCGTGGTCGATCATGATCTACGGCTTCTGCGCCAGCGTCCTCCCGGTGTGGCTGCTGCTCGCCCCGCGCGACTACCTCAGCGCCTTCGTGAAGATCGGCGTGGTGGTCGCGTTGGCGTTAGGCATCCTGTTCGTCCTGCCGCCGCTGGAGATGCCGGCCATCACCCGCTTCGTCGACGGCTCGGGGCCGGTCTTCGCCGGGAAGGTCTTCCCGTTCTGCTTCATCACGATCGCCTGCGGCGCCATCTCCGGCTTCCACTCGCTCATCTCGTCAGGCACCACCCCCAAGCTGCTCGAACGCGAGACCGACGCGCGCTTCATCGGCTACGGCGCGATGCTCACCGAGTCGCTCGTGGCCACGCTCGCCCTCATCGCCGCCTGCGTCCTGACGCCGGGGACCTACTTCGCCATCAACGCCCCGCCGTCGGCCATCGGGACCACCCCCGAAGCGGCCGCCGTCGCCATCGCCAACTGGGGCTTCACGCTCGACCCGGTCGCGTTCAAGGAGCTGACCGCCAACGTCGGCGAGACCAAGCTCCTCTCGCGCACCGGTGGCGCCCCGTCGCTCGCCGTCGGCATGGCGCACCTCTTCTCCAACGTGCTCGGCGGCTCCACCGCGATGGCGCTCTGGTACCACTTCGCCATCATGTTCGAGGCGCTCTTCATCCTCACCACGCTCGACGCCGGGACGCGCGTGGGGCGCTTCATGCTGCAAGACCTCTTGCGACACGTCTATGAACCACTCGGACGCGTCGCCTGGTACCCGGCGGTCGTGCTCTCATCGGCGATGTTCGTCGCTGCGTGGGGCTACTTCCTCTATCAAGGCGTCGTCGACCCGTTAGGCGGGATCAACTCGCTCTGGCCCCTCTTCGGCATCGCCAACCAGCTGCTCGCCGTGGTGGCGCTCTGCGTGGGCACGACGGTGATCATCAAGATGGGGAAGAAGGCCTACGCCTGGATCACGCTGCTCCCGCTCACGTGGCTCTGCATCGTGACGATGACCGCCGGGTCGATGAAGATCTTCTCCGACGATCCCAAGCTCGGCTTCCTCTCGCACGCGCGCATGGTCCAGGGCCTGCTCGCCGACGGCAAGCTCCCCGGCAACGTGAAGACCGCCGCCGACGCCGCGCGCCTCATCACCAACGATCGCGTGGATGCCGCGGTCGCCGCCTTCTTCATGATCTCGGTCGTCATCGTCATCACCGCCTCGGCGCTCGAGTGGATTGCCGTGGCCAGTGGTCGCAAGGCGGCGCGCAGCACCGAGATTCCCTTCGAGCCCCGCGCCGTCGCGGTCGGGGACTAG
- a CDS encoding GNAT family N-acetyltransferase — MSYLLETARLRLRPLVPADLDFLAEMLGDEAVMQFYPAVLDRMGAAAWLDRQLARYARDGYGPWLVEERDSGRAVGQIGPIRQELGGDDGTSVEVAYLLHRAAWGRGYAIEAAMATRDWVFAQLGEPRVISLIRPENLRSRRVAERNGFRVWREVLHAGLRHDVWGMEREAWLAARARVSDIPGRTSSPSFGVPPMSIAQSILPEFDHEMATTRKLIERTPIAQMAWKPHEKSMSLGQLVAHLATLPGWGVVTMAQTELDLNPPGGEGYKTPSFDSVEGLLAEFDKNVAGSRAAIAAAADGDFMVGWSLKNGGHTVFTLPRIAVLRSFVMNHVIHHRGQYSVYLRLNNVPLPSMYGPTADER; from the coding sequence ATGTCCTACCTCCTCGAGACGGCACGGCTGCGCCTGCGCCCGCTCGTCCCCGCGGACCTCGACTTCCTCGCAGAGATGCTCGGCGACGAAGCGGTCATGCAGTTCTACCCTGCCGTCCTCGACCGCATGGGGGCGGCGGCATGGCTCGATCGGCAACTGGCGCGCTACGCGCGAGACGGCTACGGGCCCTGGTTGGTCGAGGAGCGGGATTCCGGGCGAGCGGTCGGGCAGATCGGCCCCATCCGTCAGGAACTCGGCGGCGATGACGGGACGTCGGTCGAAGTCGCCTACCTGCTGCATCGCGCCGCGTGGGGGCGCGGCTACGCCATCGAGGCCGCGATGGCAACGCGCGACTGGGTCTTCGCTCAGTTGGGAGAGCCGCGCGTCATCTCGCTGATTCGCCCGGAGAACCTCCGGTCGCGTCGCGTCGCCGAGCGCAACGGCTTTCGCGTCTGGCGTGAGGTGCTCCACGCCGGGTTGCGGCACGACGTGTGGGGGATGGAGCGCGAGGCGTGGCTGGCGGCACGAGCCAGAGTCTCCGATATTCCCGGCCGCACGTCCTCACCATCCTTCGGAGTACCGCCCATGTCGATCGCCCAGTCGATCCTGCCCGAGTTCGACCACGAGATGGCCACCACCCGCAAGCTGATCGAGCGCACGCCGATCGCTCAGATGGCCTGGAAGCCGCACGAGAAGTCGATGTCGTTAGGCCAGCTGGTGGCGCACCTGGCGACGCTCCCGGGGTGGGGCGTGGTGACGATGGCGCAGACGGAGCTGGACCTGAACCCGCCCGGGGGCGAGGGCTACAAGACGCCGTCGTTCGATTCCGTGGAGGGACTGCTCGCCGAGTTCGACAAGAACGTGGCCGGCTCGCGCGCGGCGATCGCCGCGGCGGCGGACGGCGACTTCATGGTGGGGTGGTCGCTCAAGAATGGCGGGCACACGGTTTTTACGCTCCCGCGCATCGCGGTGCTGCGCTCCTTCGTGATGAATCACGTCATCCATCACCGCGGCCAGTACTCGGTGTACCTGCGCCTCAACAACGTCCCGCTCCCGTCGATGTACGGGCCGACGGCCGACGAGCGGTAG
- a CDS encoding prolyl oligopeptidase family serine peptidase: MNHRTPLPMRRTLAAALLAAALAPLAAAQAQRSLADLTIPWMMRGPEVYGREPQRVRFTPDGAWIYFQWLPAGSDWRKAMDPYRVRAVAGAKPELVSRAHMDSVGPLLESGDLSRDRLRRVVSYEGDLYLVDLKKSAARRLTQTTIIESAPTFSADGRRVFFVRDGMNVMALDLDSPRIEQLTDIRPAPAPPTPPKAEPQRAQLEAQQKALLEVVRDRVTRDSIAKAERDADLAERPKVLYLQAGERVTQLSVSPNGRALLFATSSAAPNAKQTNVPNYVTLSGYTEDLLVRTKVGDVLGGARAGVMQLPSGNVTWLKPIPGDSTALPSMLALLGWNDAGTQALVFSEQRDFKARYLQRFDADSSRLVTLDVLRDSAWVGGPCYPCGGWLPGVARAWFVSEADGYAHLYTINADGSDRRQLTKGTFEVLDASLSDDGRSFELHSSEVSPFERHFYRLPVAGGNAVRLTSEAGGHSVVVSPDARWLADVYSTSNRPPELFVRANRAGAPAAQLTTSPTSEWLAYPWLTPEIVRIPASDGVQVPARIYRPQDVKAEPNGAAVIFVHGAGYMHNVHNYWSSYSREYMFNHYLASKGYVVLDIDYRASAGYGRDWRTAIYRWMGGRDLQDQVDGSRYLQKTFGISPERIGLYGGSYGGFMTLMALFNAPKEFGAGAALRSVTDWAHYNHGYTARILNQPQQDTLAYRRSSPIFFAEGLEDPLLMAHGMVDTNVHFQDIVRLTERFIELGKTGWELAVYPVEDHGFVRPASWSDEYRRIFELFEARLPARRASNNGGSR, from the coding sequence ATGAATCACCGGACACCGCTCCCGATGCGTCGCACCCTGGCCGCGGCCCTGCTCGCGGCGGCGCTCGCGCCGCTGGCCGCCGCGCAGGCGCAACGCTCGCTCGCCGACCTCACCATCCCGTGGATGATGCGCGGCCCCGAGGTCTACGGCCGCGAGCCGCAACGCGTGCGCTTCACCCCGGACGGCGCGTGGATCTACTTCCAGTGGCTCCCCGCGGGGAGCGACTGGCGCAAGGCGATGGATCCGTATCGCGTGCGCGCCGTGGCCGGCGCCAAGCCCGAACTCGTCTCGCGCGCGCACATGGATTCGGTGGGGCCGCTGCTCGAGTCCGGCGACCTCTCTCGCGATCGCCTGCGGCGCGTCGTCTCGTATGAGGGCGACCTCTACCTGGTCGACCTGAAGAAGTCGGCGGCACGCCGCCTCACACAGACGACGATCATCGAGAGCGCCCCGACCTTCTCGGCCGATGGCAGGCGCGTCTTCTTCGTGCGCGACGGGATGAACGTCATGGCGCTCGACCTCGACTCGCCGCGCATCGAGCAGCTCACCGACATCCGGCCGGCCCCTGCCCCACCGACGCCGCCCAAGGCCGAGCCGCAGCGCGCGCAGCTCGAGGCGCAGCAGAAGGCGTTGCTCGAGGTGGTGCGCGACCGCGTCACGCGCGACTCGATCGCCAAGGCCGAGCGCGACGCCGACCTCGCCGAGCGCCCCAAGGTGCTCTACCTGCAGGCGGGTGAGCGCGTCACGCAGCTCTCCGTCAGCCCCAACGGGCGCGCCCTGCTGTTCGCCACGAGCAGCGCGGCGCCCAACGCCAAGCAGACCAACGTCCCCAACTACGTCACCCTCAGCGGCTACACCGAGGACCTCCTCGTTCGCACCAAGGTCGGCGACGTGCTCGGCGGTGCGCGCGCCGGGGTGATGCAGCTGCCGAGCGGGAACGTCACCTGGCTCAAGCCCATTCCCGGCGACTCGACGGCACTCCCGTCGATGCTCGCGCTCCTGGGGTGGAACGATGCGGGGACGCAGGCGCTCGTCTTCTCGGAGCAGCGCGACTTCAAGGCGCGCTACCTCCAGCGCTTCGATGCCGACTCGTCGCGCCTGGTCACGCTGGACGTCCTGCGCGACTCGGCGTGGGTCGGCGGGCCGTGTTATCCGTGCGGCGGGTGGCTCCCCGGCGTGGCGCGCGCCTGGTTCGTGAGCGAGGCCGATGGGTATGCGCACCTCTACACGATCAATGCCGACGGCAGCGACCGGCGCCAGCTCACCAAGGGGACGTTCGAGGTGCTCGACGCCTCGCTGTCCGACGATGGGCGGTCGTTCGAGCTGCACAGCAGCGAGGTGTCACCGTTCGAGCGGCACTTCTATCGCCTGCCGGTCGCCGGTGGGAACGCGGTGCGCCTGACGAGCGAGGCCGGCGGCCATTCCGTCGTCGTCTCTCCTGACGCGCGGTGGCTCGCCGATGTGTACTCCACCTCCAATCGCCCCCCCGAGCTCTTCGTGCGGGCCAACCGTGCGGGGGCGCCGGCCGCGCAACTGACCACCTCGCCGACTTCGGAGTGGCTCGCCTATCCCTGGCTCACGCCGGAGATCGTCCGCATTCCCGCCAGCGACGGCGTGCAGGTGCCGGCGCGCATCTATCGTCCGCAGGACGTGAAGGCCGAGCCGAACGGGGCGGCGGTGATCTTCGTGCACGGCGCCGGCTACATGCACAACGTGCACAATTACTGGTCGAGCTATTCGCGCGAGTACATGTTCAACCACTACCTGGCCAGCAAGGGCTACGTGGTGCTGGACATCGACTATCGCGCCAGCGCCGGCTACGGACGCGACTGGCGCACGGCGATCTACCGCTGGATGGGGGGGCGCGACCTGCAGGACCAGGTCGACGGCTCGCGCTACCTGCAGAAGACCTTCGGCATCTCCCCCGAGCGCATCGGGCTGTACGGCGGGAGCTACGGCGGCTTCATGACGCTGATGGCGCTGTTCAACGCCCCCAAGGAGTTCGGCGCCGGCGCCGCGCTGCGGTCGGTGACCGACTGGGCGCACTACAACCACGGCTACACCGCGCGCATCCTCAATCAGCCGCAGCAGGACACGCTGGCGTATCGTCGGTCGTCGCCGATCTTCTTCGCCGAGGGGTTGGAGGACCCGCTGTTGATGGCGCACGGGATGGTCGACACCAACGTGCACTTCCAGGACATCGTGCGGCTGACGGAGCGCTTCATCGAACTGGGGAAGACCGGGTGGGAGCTGGCCGTATACCCGGTGGAGGACCACGGATTCGTGCGTCCCGCCTCGTGGAGCGACGAGTACCGGCGCATCTTCGAGCTGTTCGAGGCCAGGCTTCCCGCGCGCCGAGCGTCCAACAACGGAGGGTCGAGATGA
- a CDS encoding MFS transporter → MLADAVAPEMRGAAFGFHSSADHLGAVIGPLVAFALLQWGGFSMRSVFLLSAIPAALAMLVLVGWVREGRKGTEGKEMVTAGGAEEAMLFVGGGPRAEPSAESSAAPPSPPPPSPEPLTPGPSTRLGGRFAAYVAILLLFTLGNSTDAFLLLRARSLGVETAMIPVLWAALHIVKTLAAAPAGALSDRIGRRVLITTGWLVYAATYLGFAYANSAWSVWALFLVYGVYFGLTDGGAKALVADLVPADARGRAFGWYNLALGIGALPASLLFGALWDAWGAPTAFMVGAAIATVAALLLPTVIPRHIAR, encoded by the coding sequence ATGCTGGCCGATGCGGTGGCGCCCGAGATGCGCGGTGCCGCCTTCGGCTTCCACAGTAGCGCGGACCACCTGGGGGCGGTGATCGGGCCGCTGGTGGCCTTCGCGCTGCTGCAGTGGGGGGGATTCTCGATGCGCAGCGTCTTCCTGCTGTCGGCAATTCCGGCGGCGTTGGCGATGCTGGTGTTGGTGGGGTGGGTGCGTGAGGGGAGAAAGGGTACGGAGGGGAAGGAAATGGTGACGGCGGGAGGGGCGGAGGAGGCGATGTTGTTTGTGGGGGGGGGCCCCCGCGCAGAACCGTCCGCCGAGTCGTCCGCAGCGCCCCCATCGCCTCCGCCTCCCTCGCCCGAGCCTCTCACACCCGGGCCTTCCACGCGCCTGGGCGGCCGCTTCGCCGCCTACGTCGCCATCCTCCTGCTCTTCACGTTAGGCAACTCCACCGACGCCTTCCTCCTGCTCCGGGCACGCTCGCTCGGTGTCGAGACGGCGATGATCCCCGTCCTCTGGGCCGCCCTGCACATCGTGAAGACGCTCGCCGCCGCCCCGGCCGGCGCGCTCTCCGACCGCATCGGGCGGCGCGTGCTGATCACAACGGGTTGGCTCGTGTACGCCGCGACCTACCTCGGCTTTGCCTACGCGAACAGTGCGTGGTCCGTGTGGGCGCTCTTCCTGGTGTACGGGGTCTATTTCGGCCTCACCGACGGCGGCGCGAAGGCGCTCGTCGCCGACCTGGTCCCAGCCGACGCCCGCGGACGCGCCTTCGGCTGGTACAACCTTGCGTTAGGGATCGGCGCACTTCCCGCGTCGCTCCTCTTTGGTGCCCTGTGGGACGCGTGGGGGGCGCCCACCGCCTTCATGGTCGGTGCGGCCATCGCCACCGTCGCCGCGCTCTTGCTGCCGACGGTGATCCCGCGGCACATCGCACGCTGA